The Pseudomonas sp. GD03919 region CAGGTCGCCGATGTACTTGGAGCTGTGGAAGTAGGTGACGTAGGGACGCACTTCCAGCAGCTTGGCCTCGGCCTTGGCGTAATCGTCTGGGTTGGTGCTGTTGGGGTCCAGGCCGAGGTAGTTGAGCATGGCCGGGATCATTTCATCGCCCGAATCGAGGAAGGCGACGCCGCACTGGCTGAGTTTCTTGATGTTCTCGGCTTCGAACAGCACAGCCCAGGAATCGATCTCTTCGATACCGAGCGCGGCCTTGACCTTCTCGACGTTGTAGCCGATGCCGTTGGTGCCCCACAGGTAGGGCACCGAATACTGGTTACCGGGGTCGTTGGTTTCCAGCTGCTTGAGCAGCGCCGGATCGAGGTTGTCCCAGTTGCTCAGCTTGCTGCGGTCGAGCGGCTGGAAGGCGCCGGCGCGAATCTGCTTGCCGAGAAAATGGTTGGAAGGTACCACCACGTCATAGCCGCTGCGGCCGGCGAGCAGTTTGCCTTCGAGGGTTTCGTTGGAGTCGAAGACGTCGTAGATCGGCTTGATGCCGGTTTTCGCCTCGAACTTGGCCAGCGTCTCTTCGCCGATGTAATCGCTCCAGTTGTAGATGTGCACGACCTGCTGGGCCATTGCGGCTCCACTCAGGGTAGCGGCTGCCAGGGCGATCAGAGTCTTGGGCAGGGTTACTCGCACAGTTTCATCCTCGCTTTGGTGCGCCGCCAAAAAAACGCGGCACTTTATAGGAAAACGCGTTGGGAATCAGCGACTGCCAGATCGAGCTGCAGCATCAACGCTGAAGGCTCTCGGCCCGAACACGCGCACATCAATGGCCATCAGCATGGCCGATCAGGTATTGCTGGATGGCCTGGCGGGCAATACCCGCCAGGACTGTACTGCTGCGATCAGCGACCGGACTTGATCTTGGTCCAGCTGCGGGTCATGTTGCGCTGCACCGCCGGCGCCAGGTCCGGGAAGGTGTAGATCTTCTGCAGCACTTCCGGAGTCGGGTATACGCCCGGGTCGGTGCGCAGCGCCTCATCGACCAGCGGCGTGGCTGCGGCGTTGCCGTTGGGGAACTGCACGTAGTTGGTGATGCTGGCCATCACCGCCGGCTCCATCAGGTAGTTGAGGAAGACGTGTGCAGCTTCGACGTTCTTGGCGTCGGCCGGCACTGCCAGCATGTCGAAGAAGGAACCGGCGCCCTCTTTCGGAATGTTGTAACCGACCTGTACGCCGTTCTTCGCTTCCTCGGCGCGCGCCTTGCTCTGGTAGATGTCGCCCGAGTAGCCGATGGCGACGCAGATGTTGCCGTTGGCCAGGTCGGAGATGTACTTGGAGCTGTGGAAGTAGGCCACCGAAGGACGGATGGAGAGGAACAGTTCCTCGGCCTTCTTCAGCTCGTCAGCCTTGCTGCTGTCCGGGGCATAGCCCAGGTAGTGCAGCGCAGCCGGCAGAATCTCGGTCGGCGAGTCGAGGAAGGACACGCCGCACGACTTCAGCTTCTCCATGTTCTCGGGTTTGAACACCAGGTCCCAGGAATCGACCGGCGCGTCTTCGCCAAGCACGGCCTTGACCTTCTCGACGTTGTAGCCGATGCCGATGGTGCCCCACATGTAGGGGACCGAGTACTGGTTGCCCGGGTCGCTCGGGTCCAGCGCCTTGAGCAGATCCTTGTCCAGGTTCGACCAGTTCGGCAGCTTGGACTTGTCCAGTTTCTGGAACACGCCGGCCTTGATCTGCTTCGCCAGGAAGGGGTTGGAGGGCACGACGACATCGTAACCGGAGCTGCCGGCGAGCAACTTGGCTTCCAGCACTTCGTTGCTGTCGAAGACGTCGTAGACGACCTTGATGCCGGTTTCCTTCTCGAAATTGGCCAGGGTGTCTTCGGCGATGTAATCGCTCCAGTTGTAGACATGCAGCACCTTGCTGTCAGCCTGAGCAGCGCCTGCCACGGCTGCGGTCAGGGACAACGCGAGAAGGGTCTTGCCGAATGTTTTCATGCGTACAGCTCCTGTTGTTGTGTCGGTAGTCCAGAGGTCGCACGAGCCATTGTCATCACAGCGGCTCACGCTCTCTGGCGCAGTCTGGCAAGGTCATGGCATCGCTGACAACTTTCTGTGACTGCGGTTGTTCAGACCGACAGGTCACGCAAGGTCAGATCCAGGCACTTGCGTGCTTTTTCCAGTAGTTCGTCTATCTCTGCCGGGCTGATCACCAGCGGCGGCGCAATGATCATGGTGTCGCCCACGGCGCGCATGATCAGACCGTTATTAAAGCAGTGTCCGCGACAGACCATGCCGGCAGCCACGTCACTCGGGTAACGCTTGCGGCTGGCCTTGTCCTGCACAAGTTCGATGGCGCCGAGCATGCCGATACCGCGTACCTCGCCCACCAGCGGGTGATCCGCCAGCTCACGCAAACGACTAAGCAAATACGGTGCCGTTTGCGCCTTCACCCGTTCGACGATGCCTTCTTCCTTGAGAATGCGCAGGTTCTCCAAACCCACCGCTGCCGCCACCGGGTGACCGGAATAGGTGAAGCCGTGATTGAAGTCGCCGTGCGCCTCGATCACCTCGAACACCTTGTCGCTGACGATCACCCCGCCCATCGGTACATAACCGCTGGTGAGGCCTTTGGCGATGGTCATCAGGTCAGGTTGCAAATCGTAATACTGGCTACCGAACCACTCGCCGGTGCGGCCGAAACCGCAGATCACCTCGTCGGCGACGAAGAGAATGTCGTACTTGGCAAGGATGTCCTTGATGCGCGGCCAGTAGGTGTCCGGCGGGATGATCACACCGCCGGCGCCCTGGATCGGCTCGGCAATGAACGCGGCGACGTTTTCCTCGCCCAGTTCGAGAATCTTCTTCTCCAACTGATCGGCGGCCCAGATGCCGAAGGCGTCCGGGCTCATGTCACCGCCCTCACCGAACCAGTAGGGCTGCGGGATATGCGCGATACCCGGAATCGGCAGGTCGCCCTGCTCGTGCATGAACTTCATGCCACCGAGGCTGGCGCCGGCCACGGTGGAGCCGTGATAGCCGTTGTCGCGACCGATGATGATTTTCTTGTTCGGCTGGCCCTTGCACGCCCAATAGTGGCGTACCAGACGCAGCATGGTGTCATTGCCTTCCGAGCCGGAGCCGGTGAAGAACACATGGTTCATGCCGGCCGGCGCCAGTTGGGAGATGGCATGCGCCAGCTCCAGCACCGGTGGGTGCGCGGTCTGGAAGAAGGTGTTGTAGAACGGCAACTGGCGCATCTGCGTAGCGGCAGCTTCGACCAGCTCCTCGCGGCCATAGCCAACGGCCACGCACCACAGACCGGCCATGCCATCGAGGATCTTGTTGCCTTCGCTGTCCCACAGGTGCACACCCTTGGCTTCAGTGATGATACGCGGGCCCTTTTCGGCCAACTGCCTGTAATCACTGAACGGCGCGAGATGGTGGGCCTGGCTCAGGGCCTGCCACTGCGCGGTCCTGGGGTTATTCGCTTGCTGGTTCATTACCACACCTTATCTGTTGACCCGGCCGGCTCGCGGCACTGTAGGGTGGGCCGGGCGGCGATCCGCTTCAGCGCGCTCAAGTAGGGTGGGCTTCAGCCCACCGAGTCGGCCTGCAATGGTGGGCTAAAGCCCACCCTACAGCTGCGTCGGAACTACACCGACAACAACAGGAACTCGCGCTCCCAGGAACTGATCACCCGCTTGAAGTTCTCGTGCTCGGCACGCTTGACCGCGACATAGCCACGGATGAACTTCTCGCCGAGGAATTTCTCGGCGTCCTTGCAGGCTTCCATGCGCTCAAGGGCGCTCTCGATGGTCACCGGCAGGCGCAGATTGCGGCGCTCATAACCACGCCCCTTGACCGGCGCACCGGGTTTGACCCCGCCGACCATGCCCATGTAGCCGCACAGCAAAGTGGCTGCCAGCACCAGGTAGGGGTTGGCATCCGCGCCAGCCAGGCGGTTTTCCACGCGGCGGTTCTGCGGAGTCGCCTCAGGCACGCGCAGGCCCACAGTACGGTTCTCCTCGCCCCATTCCACGTTCACTGGCGCCGAGGTATCGGGCAGGAAGCGGCGGAACGAGTTGACGTTCGGCGCGAACAGCGGCAGCAGCTCGGGGATGTACTTCTGCAGGCCGCCGATGTGATGGAGGAACAGCTCGCTCATGGTGCCGTCGTCGTTGGAGAAGATGTTCTTGCCGGTCTTCAGATCCACCACGCTCTGGTGAATGTGCATGGCGCTGCCGGGCTCGTCGGTGATCGGCTTGGCCATGAAGGTGGCTGCCACATCATGCTTGAGCGCGGCTTCGCGCATGGTGCGCTTGAACACCAGAATCTGGTCGGCCAGGTGCAAGGCGTCGCCATGACGGAAGTTGATTTCCATCTGCGCCGGGCCTTCCTCGTGGATCAGGGTGTCCAGATCCAGGCCTTGCAGTTCGCACCAGTCGTACATGTCTTCGAACAGCGGGTCGAACTCGTTGGCTGCGTCGATGGAGAAGCTCTGGCGACCGGTTTCCGGCCGACCGGAGCGCCCTACTGGCGCCACCAGGGGGAAGTCCGGGTCACTGTTGCGCTTGGTCAGGTAGAACTCCATCTCCGGTGCGACGATGGGCTTCCAGCCTTTGTCGGCGTACATCTGCAGCACTTTCTTGAGGATGTTGCGCGGCGACAGCTCGATGGGGTTGCCCTGCTTGTCGAAGGTGTCGTGGATCACCATCGCGGTCGGCTCGATGGCCCAGGGCACGACGAAGACCGCGTTGGGGTCGGGGCGGCAGAACATGTCGATATCCGCCTCGTCCAGCAAGTCGTAATAGATGTCGTCCTCGACGTAATCGCCGGTCACGGTCTGCAGCAGCACGCTCTCGGGGAGGCGCATGCCCTTCTCGTCGAGGAACTTGTTGGTCGGCGAGATCTTGCCGCGGGCAATGCCGGTCAGGTCGCTGATCAGGCATTCGACTTCGGTGATTTTGCGTTCTTTCAGCCAGCTCGTGAGCTGGTCTAACTTGGTACTCATAGAGACCTCAGGGTTGTAGAACCTGCTAGCAGGCTGTTGAAAAACTATCTGCGTTGGCAATGCTGCGTTAAAAACGGCCTCAAAATGCTCATTTACAACGCGTAAACTGCGCTTTTTCGGCCGTTTTTGCCTTGCCTTGCCTGCCTCGCCTACGTTTTTCAACGGCCTGCTAGACGTATAGCGGGTTCAGCGTTGCCCCGCCTTCCCCCTGCAAGCCTCACCAAAGGCCTGGAAGAAGACGAGATATTC contains the following coding sequences:
- a CDS encoding polyamine ABC transporter substrate-binding protein translates to MRVTLPKTLIALAAATLSGAAMAQQVVHIYNWSDYIGEETLAKFEAKTGIKPIYDVFDSNETLEGKLLAGRSGYDVVVPSNHFLGKQIRAGAFQPLDRSKLSNWDNLDPALLKQLETNDPGNQYSVPYLWGTNGIGYNVEKVKAALGIEEIDSWAVLFEAENIKKLSQCGVAFLDSGDEMIPAMLNYLGLDPNSTNPDDYAKAEAKLLEVRPYVTYFHSSKYIGDLANGNICVAAGFSGDILQAADRADEAGKGIDIAYVIPKEGANLWFDMMAIPADAANVEQAHAFINFLLEPEVIAEVSDYVGYANPNTKADAFMDEEVRNDPSVYPPQAVLDRLYISAELPVRVQRLMTRTWTKVKSGQ
- a CDS encoding polyamine ABC transporter substrate-binding protein, with the protein product MKTFGKTLLALSLTAAVAGAAQADSKVLHVYNWSDYIAEDTLANFEKETGIKVVYDVFDSNEVLEAKLLAGSSGYDVVVPSNPFLAKQIKAGVFQKLDKSKLPNWSNLDKDLLKALDPSDPGNQYSVPYMWGTIGIGYNVEKVKAVLGEDAPVDSWDLVFKPENMEKLKSCGVSFLDSPTEILPAALHYLGYAPDSSKADELKKAEELFLSIRPSVAYFHSSKYISDLANGNICVAIGYSGDIYQSKARAEEAKNGVQVGYNIPKEGAGSFFDMLAVPADAKNVEAAHVFLNYLMEPAVMASITNYVQFPNGNAAATPLVDEALRTDPGVYPTPEVLQKIYTFPDLAPAVQRNMTRSWTKIKSGR
- a CDS encoding aspartate aminotransferase family protein, producing MNQQANNPRTAQWQALSQAHHLAPFSDYRQLAEKGPRIITEAKGVHLWDSEGNKILDGMAGLWCVAVGYGREELVEAAATQMRQLPFYNTFFQTAHPPVLELAHAISQLAPAGMNHVFFTGSGSEGNDTMLRLVRHYWACKGQPNKKIIIGRDNGYHGSTVAGASLGGMKFMHEQGDLPIPGIAHIPQPYWFGEGGDMSPDAFGIWAADQLEKKILELGEENVAAFIAEPIQGAGGVIIPPDTYWPRIKDILAKYDILFVADEVICGFGRTGEWFGSQYYDLQPDLMTIAKGLTSGYVPMGGVIVSDKVFEVIEAHGDFNHGFTYSGHPVAAAVGLENLRILKEEGIVERVKAQTAPYLLSRLRELADHPLVGEVRGIGMLGAIELVQDKASRKRYPSDVAAGMVCRGHCFNNGLIMRAVGDTMIIAPPLVISPAEIDELLEKARKCLDLTLRDLSV
- a CDS encoding glutamine synthetase family protein; amino-acid sequence: MSTKLDQLTSWLKERKITEVECLISDLTGIARGKISPTNKFLDEKGMRLPESVLLQTVTGDYVEDDIYYDLLDEADIDMFCRPDPNAVFVVPWAIEPTAMVIHDTFDKQGNPIELSPRNILKKVLQMYADKGWKPIVAPEMEFYLTKRNSDPDFPLVAPVGRSGRPETGRQSFSIDAANEFDPLFEDMYDWCELQGLDLDTLIHEEGPAQMEINFRHGDALHLADQILVFKRTMREAALKHDVAATFMAKPITDEPGSAMHIHQSVVDLKTGKNIFSNDDGTMSELFLHHIGGLQKYIPELLPLFAPNVNSFRRFLPDTSAPVNVEWGEENRTVGLRVPEATPQNRRVENRLAGADANPYLVLAATLLCGYMGMVGGVKPGAPVKGRGYERRNLRLPVTIESALERMEACKDAEKFLGEKFIRGYVAVKRAEHENFKRVISSWEREFLLLSV